One Aneurinibacillus migulanus genomic region harbors:
- a CDS encoding glyoxalase superfamily protein, whose amino-acid sequence MITPILRIFDIEKANAFYLDYLGFQLDWEHRYEENMPLYCQVSLNDAILHLSEHHGDSSPGSAIRIKVKNLKDFHGLLSKKNYSYVKPDIENSPWDTIEMTVIDPFFNRITFYEDLE is encoded by the coding sequence ATGATTACACCTATCTTACGCATTTTTGATATCGAAAAAGCAAATGCATTTTACTTAGATTACTTAGGTTTTCAGCTAGATTGGGAGCATCGGTACGAAGAAAACATGCCTTTATATTGTCAGGTTTCTTTAAACGATGCTATCTTACATCTATCTGAACATCATGGCGACTCTAGCCCTGGGAGTGCTATTAGAATTAAAGTAAAAAACTTAAAAGACTTTCATGGCTTATTATCTAAGAAGAACTATTCTTATGTAAAGCCTGATATAGAGAATTCCCCTTGGGATACTATTGAAATGACGGTAATAGATCCTTTCTTCAATAGAATAACCTTCTATGAAGATCTTGAATAA